Proteins co-encoded in one Prunus persica cultivar Lovell chromosome G6, Prunus_persica_NCBIv2, whole genome shotgun sequence genomic window:
- the LOC18772290 gene encoding aluminum-activated malate transporter 2, translating into MMESASHEKVGLLASWWVRLTAMPNMIACKVSEIAKNTKKLGQDDPRRVFHSLKVGFALTLVSLFYYYQPLYDNFGVSAMWAVMTVVVVFEFSVGATLGKGLNRALATLLAGALGIGAHHLASLSGQIGEPIVIGFFVFLQAATSTFIRFFPQIKARYDYGLLIFILTFSLISVSGFRDDEILELAHKRLATIFIGGSACVIISIVVCPVWAGEDLHNLIAANIENLGSFLEGFGDEYFKTLEDAESKEDKAFLQAYKSALNSKSSEESLANFARWEPGHGRFHFCHPWKQYLKVATLTRQCAYRIEALHSRLTADNKVSPEILNIIQESCTKLSLETGKALKELAAAFKEMTKSPSPETHMAKAKAAAKSLRSLLKSGLWEDTELLEVMPAATVGSLLLDVVNCSEKIIESVNELAFLANFKTVEATVSQEKSQLGKLDTKEKNPNMDVVVTIAEAPSVLPENGKKVGSQQVEV; encoded by the exons ATGATGGAGTCTGCAAGTCATGAGAAAGTAGGGCTTTTAGCTAGTTGGTGGGTTCGGCTAACAGCCATGCCTAATATGATTGCTTGCAAAGTCTCTGAGATTGCAAAGAACACCAAAAAGCTTGGGCAAGATGACCCTAGAAGAGTTTTTCATTCTCTTAAAGTTGGATTTGCACTCACCTTGGTCTCATTATTCTACTACTACCAGCCACTTTATGACAACTTTGGTGTCTCTGCAATGTGGGCTGTCATGACTGTCGTGGTTGTATTTGAATTCTCAGTAG GAGCTACTCTTGGAAAAGGTTTAAACAGAGCATTGGCAACACTGCTAGCTGGTGCTCTTGGCATTGGAGCTCATCACCTAGCTAGCCTATCTGGGCAGATAGGTGAGCCCATAGTAATTGGGTTCTTTGTCTTCCTACAAG CTGCGACATCGACATTTATACGGTTTTTTCCCCAAATCAAGGCACGATATGACTATGGCTTGTTGATCTTTATATTGACATTCTCTTTGATATCTGTGTCTGGATTTCGGGACGATGAAATATTGGAGTTGGCCCACAAAAGGCTGGCAACCATTTTTATTGGTGGCTCTGCCTGTGTGATCATTTCCATAGTGGTTTGCCCTGTGTGGGCTGGCGAAGATCTACACAACCTCATAGCTGCCAACATTGAAAATCTAGGAAGTTTTTTAGAAG gattTGGAGATGAATACTTCAAAACGTTAGAGGATGCAGAGTCCAAAGAGGACAAGGCATTTCTGCAAGCTTATAAAAGTGCTCTCAATTCTAAAAGCAGTGAAGAATCCTTG GCTAATTTTGCAAGATGGGAGCCTGGACATGGCCGTTTCCATTTTTGTCATCCATGGAAGCAATACCTCAAAGTTGCAACTTTAACTCGACAATGTGCCTACCGGATTGAAGCACTTCATAGCCGCCTCACTGCTGACAACAAA GTCTCACCAGAAATTCTTAATATAATTCAAGAATCATGCACAAAACTGAGCTTGGAGACTGGCAAAGCACTGAAGGAACTAGCAGCAGCTTTCAAGGAAATGACCAAATCACCCTCTCCTGAAACCCACATGGCTAAGGCAAAGGCTGCAGCCAAGTCCCTCAGATCCTTACTTAAATCTGGGCTGTGGGAAGACACAGAGCTCTTAGAAGTGATGCCAGCAGCAACAGTTGGTTCACTTCTGCTGGATGTTGTCAACTGCAGTGAGAAAATTATTGAGTCTGTTAATGAACTTGCCTTTCTTGCAAATTTTAAGACTGTTGAAGCCACAGTGTCACAAGAAAAATCACAGTTGGGAAAACTTgacaccaaagaaaaaaatcccaaCATGGATGTTGTTGTTACAATTGCAGAGGCACCCTCAGTTTTACCAGAAAATGGGAAAAAAGTTGGTAGTCAACAAGTGGAAGTGTAA